The sequence below is a genomic window from Pseudomonas cannabina.
TGGCCGCACCGGTTTCGGTGATGACCATGTTCAGCGCAGCGCTGCGGCCGCGGCGATCACCCTTGTGGAAGTTGTCGATCAGGTTCTGGTCGTTGGTGTACGAGTGAACCGTTTCAACGTGACCGTTGGTGATGCCGAACTTGTCGTTGACCGCCTTGAGCACCGGCACGATGGCGTTGGTGGTGCAGGATGCTGCCGAAACGATCTTGTCGTCTGCGGTGATTTCACCGTGGTTGATGCCGTGCACGATGTTCTTCAGCTTGCCTTTGCCCGGAGCGGTCAACACCACGCGGTCGATACCAGGGCAGGCCAGATGCTGACCCAGACCTTCGGCATCACGCCACACACCAGTGTTGTCCACCAGCAGCGCATCTTTGATGCCGTACTGGGTGTAATCCACTTCAGTCGGGTTCTTGGCGTAGATCACCTGAATCAGGTTGCCGTTGGCGGTGATGGTGCTGTTGGCTTCATCGATGGTGATGGTGCCGTCGAACGGGCCATGCACCGAGTCACGACGCAGCAGGCTGGCACGCTTGACCAGATCGTTTTCCGCACCTTTGCGAACGACGATGGCGCGCAGACGCAGGCCGTCGCCACCACCGGTCTTTTCGATCAGAATCCGCGCCAGCAGGCGACCGATACGACCGAAACCGTAGAGCACGACGTCGGTGCCTTTACGCGGGTTGGTGCCCTGCTGCCCCACTACACTGGCCAGTTCCTCACGCACGAACTGCTCGGGCGTGCGGCCATTGCCTTCAGTCTTGAACTTGACCGCCAGCTTGCCGAGGTCCACCGAGGCGGCACCCAGCTTGAGTTCGCTCATCGCTTTGATAAGCGGGAACGTCTCATGGACGGACAACTCAACGGCATCGGACTGACGATGACGCGCAAAGCGGTGCGCCTTGAGAATCGCAATCACTGAACGGTTGATCAGGCTACGGCCATAGATCGAACTCACCACATTGTTATTGCGGTAGAGCTGACCGATGAGCGGGATCATCGCTTCCGCAAGGGCTTCACGATCGATCCATTCACCAAGACACTGGTCGGGCTTCTGAGTCACGGGAACCTTCCACATGTAGGGGCTGAAAAAAGGGGCTACATTATGACCGCGCCAGTGTTTATGAGCAATGCGCGGCTGTCAGATCAACCAGCACTACATAATTTTTGCCCGTAAATACGTGGTAATACTCCGGAAAACTGACAGCCACCACCTTCCCCCGTTACAATCGCCGCCCCTGTCGCAACGCCTGGAGCCTGACCTTCCGTGCCAGTTCTGCGTCTACCGCACCTTTCTGCCGCTGCAGGCAAACAACACTGGGGCAATCTGCCCGGTGCCGCACTGAGCCTGGCCATTGCCGAGGCTGCCAGCGCAGCCAAACGCTTCACCCTGCTTCTGACCGCCGACAGCCAAAGCGCCGAGCGGCTCGAGCAAGAGCTGAAGTTTTTTGCGCCCACGCTGCCGGTTCTGCACTTCCCGGACTGGGAAACCCTGCCCTACGATCTGTTCTCGCCGCATCAGGACATCATTTCCCAGCGCATCTCCAGCCTTTATCGCCTGCCGGAGCTGGTGCATGGCGTTTTGGTAGTACCGATCACCACTGCCCTACACAGACTCGCGCCGACCAAATTTCTGCTCGGCAGCAGCCTGGTGCTGGATGTTGGTCAGAAGCTCGACGTGGAGGCCATGCGCACGCGTCTGGAAGCCAGCGGCTATCGCTATGTGGACACGGTTTACGAGCACGGCGAGTTCACGGTGCGTGGTGCGCTGATCGATCTGTTCCCGATGGGCAGCAAGCTGCCGTTCCGCATCGACCTGTTCGATGACGAGATCGAAACCCTGCGCACCTTCGACCCGGACACCCAGCGCTCCATCGACAAGGTTGAATCGGTACGCCTGTTGCCGGCCCGCGAGTTCCCGTTACAAAAAGAAGAAGTCACGCGTTTCAAGGCGCGTTTCCGCGAGCGCTTTGACGTGGACTTCCGCCGCAGCCCGATTTTCCAGGACTTGAGCAGCGGCATCACGCCCGCCGGTATCGAGTACTACATCCCGCTGTTCTTCGAAGAAACCTCGACGCTGTTCGACTACCTGCCGCAGGACACCCAAGTGTTCTCGCTGCCCGGTATAGAGCAAGCCGCCGAGAACTTCTGGAACGACGTGCGCAATCGTTACGAAGAGCGTCGTGTCGATCCGGCTCGGCCACTATTGCCGCCCGCCGAGTTGTTCCTGCCGGTGGAAGACTGTTTCGCGCGCCTGAAAAACTGGCCGCGTGTGGTCGCCAGCCAGCAGGACGTCGACGCCGGGGCCGGACGCGAACGCTTTCCGGCGCAGGTTCTGCCGGACCTGTCCATCGAGGCCAAGGCCAACCAGCCATTGGCGGCCCTGGCGAAGTTTCTCGATGAATTCCCCGGCCGCGTGCTGTTCACCGCCGAGTCCGCCGGACGCCGGGAAGTGCTGCTGGAGCTGCTTGAACGCCTGAAGCTGCGGCCGAAAACCGTCGACAGCTGGCTGGATTTCGTCGACGGCAAGGATCGTCTGGCAATCACCATTGCACCGCTGGACGACGGCCTGCTGCTGGAACAACAGGCCTTGGCGCTGGTTGCGGAAAGCCCGCTGTTCGGCCAGCGCGTCATGCAGCGCCGTCGCCGCGAAAAACGCACCGACGGTGGCAACAACGACGCGGTGATCAAGAACCTGACCGAGCTGCGTGAAGGCGCGCCGGTGGTGCATATCGACCATGGTGTCGGCCGTTATCTGGGGCTGGCGACGCTGGAAGTCGAAAATCAGGTCGCGGAATTCCTGATGCTGGCCTACGCCGAAGACGCCAAGCTGTACGTCCCGGTCGCCAACCTGCACCTGATCGCCCGCTACACCGGCAGCGACGACGAAATGGCGCCGCTGCATCGCCTGGGTTCGGAAACCTGGCAGAAGGCCAAACGCAAGGCGGCCGAACAGGTTCGCGACGTCGCAGCCGAATTGCTCGACATCTATGCGCGCCGGGCCGCTCGCGAAGGCTATGCATTTGCCGACCCGAAAGCCGATTACGCCACCTTCAGCGCTGGCTTCCCGTTCGAAGAAACCCCCGATCAGCAGACCACCATCGAAGCCGTGCGCGCCGACATGCTGGCGCCCAGGCCGATGGACCGCCTGGTCTGCGGCGACGTGGGTTTCGGCAAGACTGAAGTGGCCATGCGCGCAGCGTTCATCGCCGTGCACGGCGGGCGTCAGGTCGCGATTCTGGTGCCGACCACCCTGCTCGCCCAGCAGCACTACAACAGCTTCCGCGACCGCTTTGCCGACTGGCCGGTGACCGTGGAAGTGATGAGCCGTTTCAAGTCAGCCAAGGAAGTCAGCGCCGCCGTCGCCGATCTGGCCGAAGGCAAGATCGACATCGTCATCGGCACGCACAAACTGTTGCAGGATGACGTGAAAATCAAAAACCTTGGTCTGGTGATCATCGACGAAGAACACCGGTTCGGCGTGCGCCAGAAAGAACAGCTCAAGGCGCTGCGCAGCGAGGTCGACATTCTGACCCTGACCGCCACGCCGATTCCACGCACCCTGAACATGGCCGTATCGGGCATGCGCGACCTGTCGATCATCGCCACGCCACCGGCGCGCAGGCTGTCGGTGCGCACCTTCGTCATGGAGCAGAACAAGCCGACGATCAAGGAAGCGCTGCTGCGCGAGTTGCTGCGCGGCGGGCAGGTTTATTACCTGCACAACGACGTCAAGACCATCGAGAAATGCGCAGCGGACCTGGCCGAACTGGTGCCGGAAGCGCGTATCGGCATTGGCCACGGTCAGATGCGCGAGCGTGACCTCGAACAGGTGATGAGCGACTTCTACCACAAGCGCTTCAACGTGCTGATCGCCTCGACCATCATCGAGACCGGCATCGACGTGCCAAGCGCCAACACCATCATTATCGAACGCGCCGACAAGTTCGGTCTGGCGCAACTGCACCAGTTGCGCGGCCGTGTCGGGCGCAGTCACCACCAGGCCTACGCCTACCTGCTGACACCGCCGTGCAAGCAGATCACCCCCGACGCGGAAAAGCGTCTGGAAGCGATTGCCAACACCCAGGACCTCGGCGCGGGCTTTGTGCTTGCCACCAATGACCTGGAAATCCGTGGCGCGGGCGAACTGCTTGGCGATGGCCAGAGCGGCCAGATTCAGGCCGTCGGTTTCACGCTGTACATGGAAATGCTCGAACGTGCCGTCAAGGCGATCCGCAAGGGTGAACAGCCGAACCTCGATCAGCCACTCGGCGGCGGGCCGGAAATCAACCTGCGCTTACCAGCACTGATCCCGGAAGCCTATCTGCCGGACGTGCACACACGCCTGATTCTCTACAAACGTATCGCCAACGCGGCAGATGAAGATGCGCTGAAGGACCTGCAAGTCGAAATGATCGACCGCTTCGGTTTGCTGCCCGAGCCGACCAAGCATCTGGTGCGCATCACGCTGCTG
It includes:
- a CDS encoding glyceraldehyde-3-phosphate dehydrogenase gives rise to the protein MWKVPVTQKPDQCLGEWIDREALAEAMIPLIGQLYRNNNVVSSIYGRSLINRSVIAILKAHRFARHRQSDAVELSVHETFPLIKAMSELKLGAASVDLGKLAVKFKTEGNGRTPEQFVREELASVVGQQGTNPRKGTDVVLYGFGRIGRLLARILIEKTGGGDGLRLRAIVVRKGAENDLVKRASLLRRDSVHGPFDGTITIDEANSTITANGNLIQVIYAKNPTEVDYTQYGIKDALLVDNTGVWRDAEGLGQHLACPGIDRVVLTAPGKGKLKNIVHGINHGEITADDKIVSAASCTTNAIVPVLKAVNDKFGITNGHVETVHSYTNDQNLIDNFHKGDRRGRSAALNMVITETGAATAAAKALPELAGKLTGNAIRVPTPNVSMAILNLNLEKPTSREEMNEYLRYMALHSDLHKQIDFVNSQEVVSTDFVGSRHAGVVDAEATIVNDNRVVLYVWYDNEFGYSHQVVRVMEDMADVNPPAFPQ
- the mfd gene encoding transcription-repair coupling factor gives rise to the protein MPVLRLPHLSAAAGKQHWGNLPGAALSLAIAEAASAAKRFTLLLTADSQSAERLEQELKFFAPTLPVLHFPDWETLPYDLFSPHQDIISQRISSLYRLPELVHGVLVVPITTALHRLAPTKFLLGSSLVLDVGQKLDVEAMRTRLEASGYRYVDTVYEHGEFTVRGALIDLFPMGSKLPFRIDLFDDEIETLRTFDPDTQRSIDKVESVRLLPAREFPLQKEEVTRFKARFRERFDVDFRRSPIFQDLSSGITPAGIEYYIPLFFEETSTLFDYLPQDTQVFSLPGIEQAAENFWNDVRNRYEERRVDPARPLLPPAELFLPVEDCFARLKNWPRVVASQQDVDAGAGRERFPAQVLPDLSIEAKANQPLAALAKFLDEFPGRVLFTAESAGRREVLLELLERLKLRPKTVDSWLDFVDGKDRLAITIAPLDDGLLLEQQALALVAESPLFGQRVMQRRRREKRTDGGNNDAVIKNLTELREGAPVVHIDHGVGRYLGLATLEVENQVAEFLMLAYAEDAKLYVPVANLHLIARYTGSDDEMAPLHRLGSETWQKAKRKAAEQVRDVAAELLDIYARRAAREGYAFADPKADYATFSAGFPFEETPDQQTTIEAVRADMLAPRPMDRLVCGDVGFGKTEVAMRAAFIAVHGGRQVAILVPTTLLAQQHYNSFRDRFADWPVTVEVMSRFKSAKEVSAAVADLAEGKIDIVIGTHKLLQDDVKIKNLGLVIIDEEHRFGVRQKEQLKALRSEVDILTLTATPIPRTLNMAVSGMRDLSIIATPPARRLSVRTFVMEQNKPTIKEALLRELLRGGQVYYLHNDVKTIEKCAADLAELVPEARIGIGHGQMRERDLEQVMSDFYHKRFNVLIASTIIETGIDVPSANTIIIERADKFGLAQLHQLRGRVGRSHHQAYAYLLTPPCKQITPDAEKRLEAIANTQDLGAGFVLATNDLEIRGAGELLGDGQSGQIQAVGFTLYMEMLERAVKAIRKGEQPNLDQPLGGGPEINLRLPALIPEAYLPDVHTRLILYKRIANAADEDALKDLQVEMIDRFGLLPEPTKHLVRITLLKLQAEQLGIKKVDAGPQGGRIEFAADTPVDPLTLIKLIQSQPNRYKFEGATLFKFMVPMERPEERFNTIEALFERLTPKTA